Proteins from a single region of Asterias rubens unplaced genomic scaffold, eAstRub1.3, whole genome shotgun sequence:
- the LOC117306619 gene encoding adhesion G-protein coupled receptor D1-like (The sequence of the model RefSeq protein was modified relative to this genomic sequence to represent the inferred CDS: added 3 bases not found in genome assembly): MVNTVMLVAVLREIGSLIERDITKMKANKYRTTAKAMLVFMPMVGLPWIFGFFALNSSLVMFDYIFTTLNGFQGLSLFMILVVGNKEVRNRLQGRIDDLNKAYGEKTNDCRDKGVSVVTGSTTGASLSTTQKVCPGEAKMSFASPWTTMDDEGDVTMTSLDDSEGDLNAI; encoded by the exons GTCAACACCGTGATGTTGGTGGCCGTCTTGAGAGAGATCGGCAGCCTGATCGAGAGGGACATTACAAAGATGAAAGCAAATAAGTACAG GACTACTGCCAAAGCTATGCTTGTCTTCATGCCAATGGTTGGCCTGCCGTGGATATTCGGTTTCTTCGCTCTGAACTCGAGTCTCGTCATGTTTGATTACATCTTCACCACACTCAACGGTTTTCAG GGACTTTCGCTGTTTATGATCTTAGTCGTTGGCAATAAAGAG GTGCGTAACAGGCTTCAGGGTCGCATTGATGATCTCAACAAAGCGTATGGAGAGAAGACTAATGATTGCCGTGACAAAGGAGTGAGTGTCGTTACTGGGTCAACTACGGGTGCATCCCTATCGACAACACAAAAGGTCTGCCCAGGCGAGGCTAAGATGAGCTTTGCCTCCCCGTGGACGACAATGGACGATGAGGGCGACGTGACTATGACGTCACTTGATGACAGTGAGGGGGATTTAAACGCGATATAA